A window from Citrus sinensis cultivar Valencia sweet orange chromosome 5, DVS_A1.0, whole genome shotgun sequence encodes these proteins:
- the LOC102610248 gene encoding UDP-glycosyltransferase 83A1-like isoform X10 → MSSPHVLVMPGPAQGHVIPLLEFSQCLAKHGFRVTFVNTDYYHKRVVESLQGKNYLEEQIRLVSIPDGMEPWEDRNDFGKLIEKFLQVMPGKLEELIEEINSREDEKIDCFIADGNIGWSMEIAKKMNVRGAVFWPSSAASVALVFRIPKLIDDGIIDSHGTPMSMQMFRIAPKMPEMNSRDCFWAHIGDWTSQKIFFDLLERNTRAMIAVNFHFCNSTYELESEAFTTFPELLPIGPLLASNRLGNTAGYFWCEDSNCLKWLDQQQPSSVVYVSFGSFTILDQVQFQELALGLELCKRPFLWVVRPDITTDANDRYPEGFQERVAARGQMISWAPQLRVLNHPSIACFLSHCGWNSTMEGVSNGIPFLCWPYFGDQFLNERYICDFWKVGLKFDRDEGGIITREEIKNKVDQVLGNQDFKARALELKEKAMSSVREGGSSYKTFQNFLQWVKTNALAHNSPVTGG, encoded by the exons atgagcaGCCCACACGTTTTGGTGATGCCTGGTCCAGCACAGGGCCATGTAATTCCTTTACTGGAGTTTTCACAATGTCTGGCAAAACATGGCTTCCGAGTCACATTcgttaatacggattattatCACAAGCGGGTAGTGGAATCACTGCAGGGAAAGAATTATCTAGAGGAGCAAATCCGTTTGGTTTCGATCCCAGATGGGATGGAACCCTGGGAAGATAGAAACGATTTCGGAAAgctaattgaaaaatttttacAG GTTATGCCGGGGAAGCTGGAGGAGCTCATAGAAGAGATCAACAGtagagaagatgaaaaaattgattgtttcATTGCAGATGGGAACATCGGTTGGTCTATGGAGATAGCAAAAAAGATGAACGTCAGGGGGGCTGTCTTTTGGCCTTCATCAGCAGCATCAGTGGCCTTGGTATTTCGTATCCCCAAACTTATTGATGATGGAATCATTGACAGTCACG GAACTCCTATGAGCATGCAGATGTTTCGAATTGCACCAAAGATGCCTGAAATGAACTCTAGAGACTGTTTTTGGGCACATATTGGTGACTGGACCTcgcaaaagattttttttgatTTACTGGAAAGAAACACGAGAGCAATGATAGCGGTAAATTTCCACTTTTGTAACTCAACATATGAGCTCGAGTCTGAAGCATTCACCACGTTTCCGGAGCTTCTGCCAATAGGACCACTTTTGGCAAGCAACCGCCTAGGGAATACAGCAGGATACTTCTGGTGCGAAGACTCAAACTGTTTGAAATGGCTAGACCAACAGCAACCAAGCTCTGTCGTTTATGTTTCTTTTGGCAGCTTTACAATTCTTGACCAAGTTCAGTTTCAAGAATTAGCATTGGGGCTAGAACTTTGCAAGAGACCATTTTTATGGGTTGTGAGGCCGGATATTACCACCGATGCAAATGATAGATACCCGGAAGGATTTCAAGAGAGAGTTGCTGCTCGAGGACAGATGATCAGCTGGGCACCTCAGCTGAGGGTTCTTAACCACCCTTCTATTGCCTGTTTCCTGAGCCATTGTGGTTGGAATTCCACCATGGAAGGTGTCAGCAATGGCATTCCTTTCTTGTGCTGGCCATATTTTGGTGATCAATTTTTGAACGAGAGatacatttgtgatttttggAAGGTGGGATTGAAGTTTGACAGAGACGAAGGTGGCATCATTACAAGAGAAGAAATTAAGAACAAGGTGGATCAAGTGCTCGGTAATCAAGATTTTAAAGCAAGGGCTTTGGAACTCAAGGAAAAAGCCATGAGTAGTGTCAGAGAAGGTGGTTCCTCTTACAAGACATTTCAGAATTTCCTTCAATGGGTAAAGACAAACGCCCTGGCACATAATTCCCCAGTAACGGGCGGTTGA
- the LOC102610248 gene encoding UDP-glycosyltransferase 83A1-like isoform X7, giving the protein MSRPRVLVMPAPAQGHVIPLLEFSQCLAKHGFRVTFVNTDYNHKRVVESLQGKNYLGEQIHLVSIPDGMEPWEDRNDLGKLIEKCLQVMPGKLEELIEEINSREDEKIDCFIADGNIGWSMEIAKKMNVRGAVFWPSSAASVALVFRIPKLIDDGIIDSHGTPMSMQMFRIAPKMPEMNSRDCFWAHIGDWTSQKIFFDLLERNTRAMIAVNFHFCNSTYELESEAFTTFPELLPIGPLLASNRLGNTAGYFWCEDSNCLKWLDQQQPSSVVYVSFGSFTILDQVQFQELALGLELCKRPFLWVVRPDITTDANDRYPEGFQERVAARGQMISWAPQLRVLNHPSIACFLSHCGWNSTMEGVSNGIPFLCWPYFGDQFLNERYICDFWKVGLKFDRDEGGIITREEIKNKVDQVLGNQDFKARALELKEKAMSSVREGGSSYKTFQNFLQWVKTNALAHNSPVTGG; this is encoded by the exons atgagccGTCCACGCGTTTTGGTGATGCCTGCTCCAGCACAGGGCCATGTAATTCCTTTACTGGAGTTTTCGCAATGTCTGGCAAAACATGGCTTCCGAGTCACATTCGTTAATACGGATTATAATCACAAGCGGGTAGTGGAATCATTGCAGGGAAAGAATTATCTTGGGGAGCAAATCCATTTGGTTTCGATCCCAGATGGGATGGAACCCTGGGAAGATAGAAACGATTTGGGAAAGctaattgaaaaatgtttaCAGGTTATGCCGGGGAAGCTGGAGGAGCTCATAGAAGAGATCAACAGtagagaagatgaaaaaattgattgtttcATTGCAGATGGGAACATCGGTTGGTCTATGGAGATAGCAAAAAAGATGAACGTCAGGGGGGCTGTCTTTTGGCCTTCATCAGCAGCATCAGTGGCCTTGGTATTTCGTATCCCCAAACTTATTGATGATGGAATCATTGACAGTCACG GAACTCCTATGAGCATGCAGATGTTTCGAATTGCACCAAAGATGCCTGAAATGAACTCTAGAGACTGTTTTTGGGCACATATTGGTGACTGGACCTcgcaaaagattttttttgatTTACTGGAAAGAAACACGAGAGCAATGATAGCGGTAAATTTCCACTTTTGTAACTCAACATATGAGCTCGAGTCTGAAGCATTCACCACGTTTCCGGAGCTTCTGCCAATAGGACCACTTTTGGCAAGCAACCGCCTAGGGAATACAGCAGGATACTTCTGGTGCGAAGACTCAAACTGTTTGAAATGGCTAGACCAACAGCAACCAAGCTCTGTCGTTTATGTTTCTTTTGGCAGCTTTACAATTCTTGACCAAGTTCAGTTTCAAGAATTAGCATTGGGGCTAGAACTTTGCAAGAGACCATTTTTATGGGTTGTGAGGCCGGATATTACCACCGATGCAAATGATAGATACCCGGAAGGATTTCAAGAGAGAGTTGCTGCTCGAGGACAGATGATCAGCTGGGCACCTCAGCTGAGGGTTCTTAACCACCCTTCTATTGCCTGTTTCCTGAGCCATTGTGGTTGGAATTCCACCATGGAAGGTGTCAGCAATGGCATTCCTTTCTTGTGCTGGCCATATTTTGGTGATCAATTTTTGAACGAGAGatacatttgtgatttttggAAGGTGGGATTGAAGTTTGACAGAGACGAAGGTGGCATCATTACAAGAGAAGAAATTAAGAACAAGGTGGATCAAGTGCTCGGTAATCAAGATTTTAAAGCAAGGGCTTTGGAACTCAAGGAAAAAGCCATGAGTAGTGTCAGAGAAGGTGGTTCCTCTTACAAGACATTTCAGAATTTCCTTCAATGGGTAAAGACAAACGCCCTGGCACATAATTCCCCAGTAACGGGCGGTTGA
- the LOC102610248 gene encoding UDP-glycosyltransferase 83A1-like isoform X12, translated as MSSPHVLVMPGPAQGHVIPLLEFSQCLAKHGFRVTFVNTDYYHKRVVESLQGKNYLEEQIRLVSIPDGMEPWEDRNDFGKLIEKFLQVMPRKLEELIEEINSREDEKIDCFIADGNMGWSLEIAKKMNVRGAVFWPSSAASVALVFRIPKLIDDGIIDSHGTPMSMQMFRIAPKMPEMNSRDCFWAHIGDWTSQKIFFDLLERNTRAMIAVNFHFCNSTYELESEAFTTFPELLPIGPLLASNRLGNTAGYFWCEDSNCLKWLDQQQPSSVVYVSFGSFTILDQVQFQELALGLELCKRPFLWVVRPDITTDANDRYPEGFQERVAARGQMISWAPQLRVLNHPSIACFLSHCGWNSTMEGVSNGIPFLCWPYFGDQFLNERYICDFWKVGLKFDRDEGGIITREEIKNKVDQVLGNQDFKARALELKEKAMSSVREGGSSYKTFQNFLQWVKTNALAHNSPVTGG; from the exons atgagcaGCCCACACGTTTTGGTGATGCCTGGTCCAGCACAGGGCCATGTAATTCCTTTACTGGAGTTTTCACAATGTCTGGCAAAACATGGCTTCCGAGTCACATTcgttaatacggattattatCACAAGCGGGTAGTGGAATCACTGCAGGGAAAGAATTATCTAGAGGAGCAAATCCGTTTGGTTTCGATCCCAGATGGGATGGAACCCTGGGAAGATAGAAACGATTTCGGAAAgctaattgaaaaatttttacAGGTTATGCCGCGGAAGCTGGAGGAGCTCATAGAAGAGATCAACAGtagagaagatgaaaaaattgattgtttcATTGCAGATGGGAACATGGGTTGGTCTTTGGAG ATAGCAAAAAAGATGAACGTCAGGGGGGCTGTCTTTTGGCCTTCATCAGCAGCATCAGTGGCCTTGGTATTTCGTATCCCCAAACTTATTGATGATGGAATCATTGACAGTCACG GAACTCCTATGAGCATGCAGATGTTTCGAATTGCACCAAAGATGCCTGAAATGAACTCTAGAGACTGTTTTTGGGCACATATTGGTGACTGGACCTcgcaaaagattttttttgatTTACTGGAAAGAAACACGAGAGCAATGATAGCGGTAAATTTCCACTTTTGTAACTCAACATATGAGCTCGAGTCTGAAGCATTCACCACGTTTCCGGAGCTTCTGCCAATAGGACCACTTTTGGCAAGCAACCGCCTAGGGAATACAGCAGGATACTTCTGGTGCGAAGACTCAAACTGTTTGAAATGGCTAGACCAACAGCAACCAAGCTCTGTCGTTTATGTTTCTTTTGGCAGCTTTACAATTCTTGACCAAGTTCAGTTTCAAGAATTAGCATTGGGGCTAGAACTTTGCAAGAGACCATTTTTATGGGTTGTGAGGCCGGATATTACCACCGATGCAAATGATAGATACCCGGAAGGATTTCAAGAGAGAGTTGCTGCTCGAGGACAGATGATCAGCTGGGCACCTCAGCTGAGGGTTCTTAACCACCCTTCTATTGCCTGTTTCCTGAGCCATTGTGGTTGGAATTCCACCATGGAAGGTGTCAGCAATGGCATTCCTTTCTTGTGCTGGCCATATTTTGGTGATCAATTTTTGAACGAGAGatacatttgtgatttttggAAGGTGGGATTGAAGTTTGACAGAGACGAAGGTGGCATCATTACAAGAGAAGAAATTAAGAACAAGGTGGATCAAGTGCTCGGTAATCAAGATTTTAAAGCAAGGGCTTTGGAACTCAAGGAAAAAGCCATGAGTAGTGTCAGAGAAGGTGGTTCCTCTTACAAGACATTTCAGAATTTCCTTCAATGGGTAAAGACAAACGCCCTGGCACATAATTCCCCAGTAACGGGCGGTTGA
- the LOC102610248 gene encoding UDP-glycosyltransferase 83A1-like isoform X13 codes for MSSPHVLVMPGPAQGHVIPLLEFSQCLAKHGFRVTFVNTDYYHKRVVESLQGKNYLEEQIRLVSIPDGMEPWEDRNDFGKLIEKFLQVMPRKLEELIEEINSREDEKIDCFIADGNMGWSLEVAKKMNVRGGVFWSSSAASVALVFRIPKLIDDGIIDSHGTPMSMQMFRIAPKMPEMNSRDCFWAHIGDWTSQKIFFDLLERNTRAMIAVNFHFCNSTYELESEAFTTFPELLPIGPLLASNRLGNTAGYFWCEDSNCLKWLDQQQPSSVVYVSFGSFTILDQVQFQELALGLELCKRPFLWVVRPDITTDANDRYPEGFQERVAARGQMISWAPQLRVLNHPSIACFLSHCGWNSTMEGVSNGIPFLCWPYFGDQFLNERYICDFWKVGLKFDRDEGGIITREEIKNKVDQVLGNQDFKARALELKEKAMSSVREGGSSYKTFQNFLQWVKTNALAHNSPVTGG; via the exons atgagcaGCCCACACGTTTTGGTGATGCCTGGTCCAGCACAGGGCCATGTAATTCCTTTACTGGAGTTTTCACAATGTCTGGCAAAACATGGCTTCCGAGTCACATTcgttaatacggattattatCACAAGCGGGTAGTGGAATCACTGCAGGGAAAGAATTATCTAGAGGAGCAAATCCGTTTGGTTTCGATCCCAGATGGGATGGAACCCTGGGAAGATAGAAACGATTTCGGAAAgctaattgaaaaatttttacAGGTTATGCCGCGGAAGCTGGAGGAGCTCATAGAAGAGATCAACAGtagagaagatgaaaaaattgattgtttcATTGCAGATGGGAACATGGGTTGGTCTTTGGAGGTAGCAAAAAAGATGAACGTCAGGGGGGGGGTCTTTTGGTCTTCATCAGCAGCATCAGTGGCCTTGGTATTTCGTATCCCCAAACTTATTGATGATGGAATCATTGACAGTCACG GAACTCCTATGAGCATGCAGATGTTTCGAATTGCACCAAAGATGCCTGAAATGAACTCTAGAGACTGTTTTTGGGCACATATTGGTGACTGGACCTcgcaaaagattttttttgatTTACTGGAAAGAAACACGAGAGCAATGATAGCGGTAAATTTCCACTTTTGTAACTCAACATATGAGCTCGAGTCTGAAGCATTCACCACGTTTCCGGAGCTTCTGCCAATAGGACCACTTTTGGCAAGCAACCGCCTAGGGAATACAGCAGGATACTTCTGGTGCGAAGACTCAAACTGTTTGAAATGGCTAGACCAACAGCAACCAAGCTCTGTCGTTTATGTTTCTTTTGGCAGCTTTACAATTCTTGACCAAGTTCAGTTTCAAGAATTAGCATTGGGGCTAGAACTTTGCAAGAGACCATTTTTATGGGTTGTGAGGCCGGATATTACCACCGATGCAAATGATAGATACCCGGAAGGATTTCAAGAGAGAGTTGCTGCTCGAGGACAGATGATCAGCTGGGCACCTCAGCTGAGGGTTCTTAACCACCCTTCTATTGCCTGTTTCCTGAGCCATTGTGGTTGGAATTCCACCATGGAAGGTGTCAGCAATGGCATTCCTTTCTTGTGCTGGCCATATTTTGGTGATCAATTTTTGAACGAGAGatacatttgtgatttttggAAGGTGGGATTGAAGTTTGACAGAGACGAAGGTGGCATCATTACAAGAGAAGAAATTAAGAACAAGGTGGATCAAGTGCTCGGTAATCAAGATTTTAAAGCAAGGGCTTTGGAACTCAAGGAAAAAGCCATGAGTAGTGTCAGAGAAGGTGGTTCCTCTTACAAGACATTTCAGAATTTCCTTCAATGGGTAAAGACAAACGCCCTGGCACATAATTCCCCAGTAACGGGCGGTTGA
- the LOC102610248 gene encoding uncharacterized protein LOC102610248 isoform X1, which translates to MSKGKEKVVEVDDGGLDFLPSLLTDPAFDPGIPLEPLRSSVGTSARRMSPQTTSSSGHSDEEGSSSSENTLSEGRGDNSSEVSPSGASRPEGQSTVGGRALSRDYAIDYMTCTTTFGELDDLRLRYSIPGEIILKVPGKKDTPSRPPRGYVTLFLESFRHGLRCPLQPYFARILNGLNLAPGQLNPNGWRVLSGLFILWDRCCQSEPTVDEVKHLYQLKSSPKDAGWYYFQSSTKTRKPITDLPTGGGGNWKRKFFFAGGPWGQVAQVDGQDFRVPPRFGVPPRFVVPGSWGVHFPLQPDQLKRVEAVLANSCSNRELLTTYNFLESRLILPGHKMEDAVIGALTRKRSRPPATKKDQSKDAPTAKRANIVQQVSPLKTLPPPPAKAGETSGATTDPASSFPPVGPQSRLTDNRAEHLAPYLNELSKLVSKKDLEEFDGCTLGELVGAMQYSAFHLSCMTTYYKAKVGRYDRKMKEDIQSATTRANVAEKKAGELNVENLKLIEQESLAQAKAITLEEELNKVREDLRRQKAMYDAQLESLRNSHQAQVENLEREADNQYDQGLRHSYRCIMAVLGKQHPDLKMDDLAAGVAQHMDEEAAKEDAEGTEPIMIEEENSPPRVVPADVGEARTPPPRRNW; encoded by the exons ATGTCGAAAGGTAAAGAAAAGGTCGTTGAGGTTGACGACGGTGGGTTGGACTTCCTGCCTAGTCTGCTCACCGATCCTGCTTTTGACCCCGGGATCCCCTTGGAGCCTCTTAGATCCAGTGTTGGCACGAGCGCTAGGAGGATGTCCCCCCAAACAACCTCCTCGAGCGGACATAGCGATGAAGAGGGGTCTTCAAGCTCGGAGAACACCTTGAGTGAGGGTCGAGGAGATAATTCTAGTGAGGTGTCCCCATCAGGAGCGTCGCGACCAGAAGGGCAGAGTACAGTGGGGGGTAGAGCCCTATCGCGGGATTACGCTATTGATTATATGACGTGCACGACCACGTTTGGTGAGCTCGATGACCTCCGGCTTAGGTATAGCATTCCTGGTGAAATAATTCTTAAGGTCCCAGGAAAGAAGGATACCCCTAGCCGGCCTCCTAGGGGTTATGTTACCTTGTTCTTGGAGAGTTTCAGGCACGGGCTGAGGTGTCCCTTGCAACCCTACTTTGCCCGGATTCTCAACGGGCTAAATCTAGCTCCTGGTCAGCTGAACCCAAACGGGTGGAGGGTGCTATCTGGTCTGTTTATACtgtgggacagatgttgccaAAGTGAGCCCACGGTCGATGAGGTGAAGCACCTGTACCAGCTGAAAAGCAGCCCCAAAGACGCCGGCTGGTATTACTTCCAATCAAGTACCAAGACCAGGAAACCCATAACCGATCTTCctactggtggtggtgggaattGGAAGAGGAAGTTCTTTTTTGCGGGGGGTCCCTGGGGTCAAGTTGCACAGGTTGATGGGCAGGACTTCCGCGTCCCACCCCGTTTCGGCGTCCCACCCCGTTTCGTggtcccag GTTCTTGGGGTGTTCACTTCCCGCTCCAACCTGACCAGCTTAAACGGGTCGAGGCTGTACTGGCCAATTCCTGCTCGAACCGAGAACTGCTAACTACATACAACTTCCTCGAGTCTCGGTTGATACTTCCTGGCCATAAGATGGAGGACGCTGTGATTGGGGCTCTAACCAGGAAACGTTCTCGTCCTCCAGCCACGAAGAAGGACCAGAGTAAGGACGCCCCTACTGCAAAGCGGGCCAACATCGTGCAGCAGGTCTCTCCCTTGAAGACTTTGCCTCCTCCTCCTGCCAAAGCCGGAGAAACCAGTGGAGCAACCACTGATCCTGCTTCCTCTTTTCCTCCTGTTGGGCCTCAGTCTCGTCTAACTGACAACCGAGCAGAGCACTTGGCCCCCTATCTCAACGAGCTTTCCAAACTCGTGAGCAAGAAAGACCTCGAGGAGTTTGATGGCTGCACCTTAGGCGAGCTGGTGGGAGCTATGCAGTACAGCGCTTTCCATCTCAGCTGCATGACCACCTACTATAAGGCCAAGGTTGGACGCTATGAccggaagatgaaggaggatATTCAATCGGCGACGACCAGGGCTAACGTTGCCGAGAAGAAAGCAGGGGAGTTGAATGTTGAGAACCTCAAGCTGATAGAGCAAGAATCTCTCgctcaagcaaaagccattacCCTCGAGGAGGAGCTGAACAAGGTCAGGGAGGATCTGCGAAGGCAGAAGGCTATGTATGACgctcagctcgaatctctTCGCAATTCCCACCAAGCTCAGGTCGAAAACTTGGAGAGGGAAGCCGACAACCAGTACGATCagggacttcggcattcctaCCGTTGTATCATGGCCGTCCTCGGGAAGCAGCACCCTgatctgaagatggatgaccttgcagctggtgtTGCTCAACATATGGATGAGGAGGCGGCTAAGGAAGATGCCGAAGGGACAGAACCGATCATGATTGAGGAGGAAAATTCTCCTCCACGTGTAGTCCCTGCTGACGTTGGCGAGGCGagaaccccccccccccgacGCAACTGGTGA
- the LOC102610248 gene encoding uncharacterized protein LOC102610248 isoform X5 — protein sequence MSSPHVLVMPGPAQGHVIPLLEFSQCLAKHGFRVTFVNTDYYHKRVVESLQGKNYLEEQIRLVSIPDGMEPWEDRNDFGKLIEKFLQVMPRKLEELIEEINSREDEKIDCFIADGNMGWSLEVAKKMNVRGGVFWSSSAASVALVFRIPKLIDDGIIDSHGSWGVHFPLQPDQLKRVEAVLANSCSNRELLTTYNFLESRLILPGHKMEDAVIGALTRKRSRPPATKKDQSKDAPTAKRANIVQQVSPLKTLPPPPAKAGETSGATTDPASSFPPVGPQSRLTDNRAEHLAPYLNELSKLVSKKDLEEFDGCTLGELVGAMQYSAFHLSCMTTYYKAKVGRYDRKMKEDIQSATTRANVAEKKAGELNVENLKLIEQESLAQAKAITLEEELNKVREDLRRQKAMYDAQLESLRNSHQAQVENLEREADNQYDQGLRHSYRCIMAVLGKQHPDLKMDDLAAGVAQHMDEEAAKEDAEGTEPIMIEEENSPPRVVPADVGEARTPPPRRNW from the exons atgagcaGCCCACACGTTTTGGTGATGCCTGGTCCAGCACAGGGCCATGTAATTCCTTTACTGGAGTTTTCACAATGTCTGGCAAAACATGGCTTCCGAGTCACATTcgttaatacggattattatCACAAGCGGGTAGTGGAATCACTGCAGGGAAAGAATTATCTAGAGGAGCAAATCCGTTTGGTTTCGATCCCAGATGGGATGGAACCCTGGGAAGATAGAAACGATTTCGGAAAgctaattgaaaaatttttacAGGTTATGCCGCGGAAGCTGGAGGAGCTCATAGAAGAGATCAACAGtagagaagatgaaaaaattgattgtttcATTGCAGATGGGAACATGGGTTGGTCTTTGGAGGTAGCAAAAAAGATGAACGTCAGGGGGGGGGTCTTTTGGTCTTCATCAGCAGCATCAGTGGCCTTGGTATTTCGTATCCCCAAACTTATTGATGATGGAATCATTGACAGTCACG GTTCTTGGGGTGTTCACTTCCCGCTCCAACCTGACCAGCTTAAACGGGTCGAGGCTGTACTGGCCAATTCCTGCTCGAACCGAGAACTGCTAACTACATACAACTTCCTCGAGTCTCGGTTGATACTTCCTGGCCATAAGATGGAGGACGCTGTGATTGGGGCTCTAACCAGGAAACGTTCTCGTCCTCCAGCCACGAAGAAGGACCAGAGTAAGGACGCCCCTACTGCAAAGCGGGCCAACATCGTGCAGCAGGTCTCTCCCTTGAAGACTTTGCCTCCTCCTCCTGCCAAAGCCGGAGAAACCAGTGGAGCAACCACTGATCCTGCTTCCTCTTTTCCTCCTGTTGGGCCTCAGTCTCGTCTAACTGACAACCGAGCAGAGCACTTGGCCCCCTATCTCAACGAGCTTTCCAAACTCGTGAGCAAGAAAGACCTCGAGGAGTTTGATGGCTGCACCTTAGGCGAGCTGGTGGGAGCTATGCAGTACAGCGCTTTCCATCTCAGCTGCATGACCACCTACTATAAGGCCAAGGTTGGACGCTATGAccggaagatgaaggaggatATTCAATCGGCGACGACCAGGGCTAACGTTGCCGAGAAGAAAGCAGGGGAGTTGAATGTTGAGAACCTCAAGCTGATAGAGCAAGAATCTCTCgctcaagcaaaagccattacCCTCGAGGAGGAGCTGAACAAGGTCAGGGAGGATCTGCGAAGGCAGAAGGCTATGTATGACgctcagctcgaatctctTCGCAATTCCCACCAAGCTCAGGTCGAAAACTTGGAGAGGGAAGCCGACAACCAGTACGATCagggacttcggcattcctaCCGTTGTATCATGGCCGTCCTCGGGAAGCAGCACCCTgatctgaagatggatgaccttgcagctggtgtTGCTCAACATATGGATGAGGAGGCGGCTAAGGAAGATGCCGAAGGGACAGAACCGATCATGATTGAGGAGGAAAATTCTCCTCCACGTGTAGTCCCTGCTGACGTTGGCGAGGCGagaaccccccccccccgacGCAACTGGTGA